The genomic window TATATTTAGTGTTGATGACTGACTAAACATGTTTCCATGTTCATTGCATGTGTATGGTTTTTTTCCCACATGGCTCCTCGGATGATCACCAACATTGGAGGACCGGTTAAGAATTTCCCCACACTCAGTATATTCAGAAGGATTCTCTCCCAAATGTATTCTCTTCTGTCTAATAAGGTTTGAGCTTTGATAAAAGACTTCCCTACATTTAGTACAGTCACATAGGTTCTCTGGCAAATGAGTCCTTAGAAACTTATTAACGTTTGAATTCCTGgttaaatattttcccagatTCACTACAATGAgcaattctgttttcattgaaaATGCTGTGGTTTTGTTGTAAGGTCGACTGCTCAAGGAAGGACCCCTCAAATGTATACCACTTaccatttttgtcttcctttttcagtCTCTGGTTTCGGGAATATTTGACTGAAAGGTTAATGCAATCCTATTGTCAAAATAGTACAAATAAGAATTTTCAGCATGGACTAGGTCACTTTccagattttccaaatttttgttcTGCAAATATGTCTGACCATTTGAATTGAGCCTTTGATTATAGAAACACACTGCCTTGCAGAAGTAGTGGACTTAGAAAGGGGGgggtttccaaaatgttttatatcCTTCACTGTTTGGGGCAGTGAGATTCATATAGTGGGCAGTTGTCTCTGTTTGCATATGTGCTCCATGAGATCTTTGATGCCATTGTCTCTCTCCAAAACTGTTCCAGTCTATCATTAAGCGTCCATTCTCAAGGGCACTATGTTTTTCTCTACCCACTGACACTCTTTGGAAAGAAGTTTCTCTGCACATCTTTGGAAGGGGGCTCTGGGTATCATTTGAAGATACAGCTGAAAGgtaatgaataaaagtaaaatcattcCACTTTCTGCCGTCAGATGAATACAATTAATATTTCTTATACACAAAACTGAAATCAGAGAACTCCACTTCAGGAAAAAAGAATCATTAGTTTTTCTACTTCACTCGAATTGTATCTGaatttaaatccaaatatttttttttataaacttattGTTGGCATATTTTACAACTTTgatgatgtttgtttatttagaaatgaaaggttttagggtgtttgggtggctcagagggttgagcatctgactcttggtttcagctgaggtcatcatTTCAtcctttgtgagttccagccccacatcccgctctgcactgacagtgtgggccctgcttggaattctctcatcTCTCGttgtccctcctccattctctcccTGTCGCTCAAAATACAcggaagaataaaaaccataaattaaatgaaatgaaagtctttgcttgtttgatttttttaaaaattgtgtgtaaTAATGTCTTCTAAGTGCTATATTCATAACGGTTTTCATTTAGAGCATTCCATGGTTGATATTAATGAATATACTTTACAATTTTACTGTCCATGAAGACATGCCAATAATTCAAAATGTTCCTTTTCATGGGTACACAGTCACAGTTTAGTATTATATCTACAGAGGCATCtacgtggctcagtaggttcagcgtctgatttcaactcaggccatgaatTCATcatccgtgagttggagccctgtgttgggctctgtgctgacagctcagagcctggagcctgcttcagattctgtgtctccctctctctctgcccctcccatactcacactctgtctctccctctcaaaactaaataaaaaaaagattaaaattttataaaaagcaaacagTTTATAATTATAGCCACAAAAGGGCTCATGGGTGGTGGattagttggttaagagtctgacagttgatttcagctcaggtcatgatctcacatttcaggaatttgagtcctgcatggggctctgcggtgacagcgcACAGcatgcttaggattccctctctctctctctctctctctgtctctctctctctccttctctctgttcctcccctccttgtgctccctctctcaaaacaaaaaaataaagttatactAGGTTTCCTTTAAATAATTCACCTTATGTAGAATTTTTTGGgttatattttgtcttattttggttTTGCAATTCCATAATAATGTGTTTCCTTTTGTATAGGACTTTACACAGCATTCTTTTTCAACTTCAGCTTgaagtgtggttttgtttttacctgtGTATTTTGTTACAGGGTGACAATTTTCGACTCATTACATTTTCAGACAATGTCAGTGTAACTCAAAAATGAATCAGCTGTGTGCCCTTTGCCAATAAAATGATCTAAGCATTCATGTGTAGAAATATTACCCATGATACTTTGTGAATCCTcctgtgcttttctttcctgGGTTAGTCATCAGTGAATGTTGTCTCACAACTACGTGAGTTGTCATAATAATAGAATTAATTTCATTATCTATTTATTGGTGGatgtattttgtacatattttcattGCAGTTtctttagagattacttaaaacatcTTAAAGGTGTAACAAAACATTATATTCAGCACAGAACTTAACagaggggttgaactcacaaactgtgagaccatgaaaTCAAGAGACAAAATCAATAGCCATACTCTTGACCAACTGAGCACCCTGACATCCTATGTACCCCTAATATTAAACTGTGACTGTGTACCCATGAAAAAAGGAACATTATCAATTATTGGTATGTCTTCATGGATGGTAAAATTGTAAACTATATTCATTAAAATCAACCATGAAACCTCTAAGGAAAACTTGTACAAATTAAGCAGCTAAAAGACATTAAATAGTGTATTATGTTACTATATGCCTCCAATGACACATAATTTAAGGGTATAATCCATTCTTTAGAATCAAGCATacaaaaatctttcctttcttttaagttttttcaagtgtattgaaagagagaaagagagaaagggagagagagacagagacagagacaaagagagaaagtaggaggggcagagagagagggagagaatcccaagcaggctccatgctgtcaggacaCAGCTTGATACAGGGAtagaactcacaaagcatgagatcatgacctgaagtgaaatgAAGGGTCAAATgctcaaccccctgagccacctaggtgcctcaaaacctttcatttcttccgtgatcagacgagatcgggcgcgttcagggtggtatggccgtagactaaaaccttttatttctaaataaacaaacaccatcAATGTTGTAAACAGGCCAATAagcactttacaaaaaaaaaaaaatctttgagatcAAATTCAGATACATTCTGAGGGAAGTAGAAACACTAATGATTCAGTTTTCCTGatgtaaaattacatttataattaaaacattttcctctaAATATAGGAATTTTACTGATAATCTACCTCATTTCTTATAAAGTACATACCCATGTCATATCAGAACTTTTGATCTAGggatacctgagtggctcagtcggttgggcataagacttcagctcaggtcatgattgtgggtttaagccccatgtcaggcactgtgctgacagctcagagcctggaggatgcttcagattctccctctttctgccctctacCGCTCATGatcacttcctctctttctcaaatataaagttattttttttaattttgatctaaTAAATCATAAAGTAATCTCATATATTAACTAgtaagaaagtgaaaacatatatgaCAAAGTCACAGGAACTTCATATTATACAAGGCAAAATTATACAATGATTAAACTATTAAGAAATAATCTAACAATTGAGACTTTATTATAGGCTTTgagttttaaattctaaatgttcTATCTCCCCTATGGCATTAATTTGTGTAGGAATTCTAGGAAAATAATAGGTGCTTTAAATTATTTCACCATTGAGGAACAAAACATATAGAGCGGAAATCTCTTAGTTTagttaatacaaaaaaaaaatgaactactcttactttttttacgtttatttttatttattttgagagagataaacaCCAAGtagaggagaggcaaagagagagagggagatggaattcCAAGcttgctctgtgctgtcatcacagaggcctgtgcgggcctcaaactcactaactgtgagatcacgacttcagctgaaatcatatgcttaaccaactgatccaacCATGCGCCCTCAAAACTgaacttttgaaatgaaataaagggtTACGTGTTCTCATTTTAGGGAGGTGCTTTATTATCTGATGAAACTAGTGCGTCTCAATTTTGTACGATTAAGATTAATGCCTCCATAAATTTGGAAAGCATAAACCAGATAACATGTGGTATCTGCCCCAGTGTTCCTGGGATTTCTGTGCCAACCACCAATATGCCCACCACCACCCTGACACACGTCTCACACAAGGCAAatactcaaaaatgaattaacatagaCTTCCTCAGAAATGCAGAGATTTCCCCAAACACTCAAAACAATGGAGAATGAGTCAGATTATGGAGGACCTCACTGTGGACGTGAAGGACCTACAGTGGAACTGAAGGAGAATCCTTAGAGAATGTAAGAGCATGATGTGTTGGAAAGCAGAAGTCCACTGTGAGAGGAAGATACATAAAACTAGGTTTTTTCAAACTAATTTCCACTCAAGGAGGGCTGCTCAAACCACATTTTCATGTCTATGTTCCTCCTGGACAATGGCACCTCACCTCTGTCATTGGATTCATTCCCACCTACCTGGGTGTGTAGctactgtctcctctctcttgaTATCCCAGAGCTCCCTCTTTTGTTCCAAAAAGATGACCAGATCTGGCTTTGACACAACAAGACCTGTTTGTTAGAAAAAAGGAATAGGAGTATTGTTGGAGATTTTACTTTTCAGCTGGACTCAGTGGAGAAGAGAGGACATTGTACAATTCTGGAAAATGATTTCCCAAATGCTGTTGCCCAATAGCCCCTTTAGAACACCCAGGATGGTTTCCAAGGTTTACATCTTGATCTCCACTTCCAAGTATTACCACTACCATAACGAGTAGAAATTGGTATTGAAGATGGAAATACCATTTTATGGCACTCAATGTTTAGAATTGCCATTAATCTAAGAAATGATGAGGTTAGTCTAAGGAAGGGAAAACTAACTTGAAAGAAACCATCATGAAGGTATTTTTTTACATCTAAAAACTCCTACTTCTTTCCCTTATATAGAGATCTGAATCCCAGTCATACAAAGGGGAAGCTTCCAAGAGACAGTCTtcaaagaaaggaacaaaacctGAGTGTGGTTTGGGAAATCTGGAGGGAGTTATCCTCACCCAAGAAGAGGAGGTGTCCATAGGTCTCTAACATCACATCCCAGTATAGTTCCTGCTGACTGTGGTTCAGGCATCCCCACTCCTCCTGAGAGAATTCTACGGCCACATCCCTGAAGGTCAGCAGTCCCTGCAATAAATACCAGTTACCAAGCGGACACAGAAGGAGGTCATCAGGATCCCTAAGATGCAAGGGGGAGTTCATGGCACCAGCTGGAAACCACCTTCAGTGCTTACCTGCAGGTGCTCACTGACCTTAGTCCCTCAGTTTACTTAACCTCTTCTTTCCACCTTACCTTTTACTTCAGGCAAAACACCCCATGGGCATACTGTCATGTGGTGGAAACAGAAAGCATCCAACAAAAGGTAATGACTGCCCTGAGGAAGAGTTTGGATTGGCTCAGTTTGAGATTAACTCCTGACTCACACCTAAGCACATGGATAATAGAGTAAACCACGGCAGTGAGTACAGTTACCTTCACctcatgtatacatatacgtatatacgtatacatatacgtatatacgtatatgtatacatatatgtacatatatgtatatgtaccaACAAAGGTAATGACTGCCTTGAGGAAGAGCTTCCATTGTCTCAATTTGACCTTAACCCCCGACTCACATGTATGCATATGAACATTAGAGTAAGCATGAAGTGAGAACAGTTACCTTtatctcattatatatatattttaagtttatttcctgagagagagagcacaagtatgggtggggcagagagaagaaatcccatcaggctccatgctcagcatggagcttgacttggggcttgatcttaagactatgagatcatgactagagcctaaatcaaaagtcagaagctcaagGGACTGGGACACCCAGGAGCTCCCTTTTACCTCATTATAATGCTAAAATCTCCACCCAAGGAGGAGCACAAACCTCATTTACTATGTAACACACTGAATGTATAGAGCTGTTTTCTTAAGGCTCATGTACAACCTTATCCCCAGGCTCATTTTCTAAATATCCACCCTAaacctaaataaaaggaaaccattctggggcgcctaggtggcttggttggttaagcatgtgactcttgttttcagctcaggtcatgatctcacggtttttgagtttgagtcccacattaggctctgtgttgacagagcagacagtgcaaagcctgcctgagattctctctctccaactctctctg from Panthera tigris isolate Pti1 chromosome E2, P.tigris_Pti1_mat1.1, whole genome shotgun sequence includes these protein-coding regions:
- the LOC122234243 gene encoding putative protein ZNF720, which encodes MNSPLHLRDPDDLLLCPLGNWYLLQGLLTFRDVAVEFSQEEWGCLNHSQQELYWDVMLETYGHLLFLGLVVSKPDLVIFLEQKRELWDIKREETVATHPGRWE